A genome region from Altererythrobacter aquiaggeris includes the following:
- a CDS encoding CoA-acylating methylmalonate-semialdehyde dehydrogenase, with protein sequence MRQVNHFIAGGPGDTAAAAAARHHDIFDPNQGEVQARVPLGNAALLDRAVTAAKAAQPAWAATNPQKRARVMFAFKQLVEANMEDLAALLSSEHGKVIADARGDVQRGLDVIEFACGIPHALKGEYTQGAGPGIDVYSMRQPLGIGAGITPFNFPAMIPMWMFGVSIAVGNAFILKPSERDPSVPVRLAELMLEAGAPEGILQVVHGDKEMVDAILDHEDIAAVSFVGSSDIAHYVYKRGVAAGKRVQAMGGAKNHGIVMPDADLDQVVNDLSGAAFGSAGERCMALPVVVPVGEDTANRLRDKMIPAIEKMRVGISTDAEADYGPVVTAEHKARVEGWIDTAEKEGGEIVVDGRGFSLQGHEKGFFIGPTLIDHVTPDMQSYKEEIFGPVLQIVRAKDFEEALALPSKHQYGNGVAIFTRNGHAAREFAARVNVGMVGINVPIPVPVAYHSFGGWKRSAFGDTNQHGMEGIKFWTKVKTITQRWPDGGVGNDGNAFVIPTMG encoded by the coding sequence ATGCGTCAGGTCAATCACTTCATCGCCGGCGGTCCGGGCGATACTGCCGCTGCGGCCGCTGCACGCCACCATGATATTTTCGATCCCAATCAGGGCGAGGTTCAAGCGCGCGTACCGCTGGGCAATGCCGCCCTGCTGGATCGCGCTGTCACCGCTGCCAAGGCTGCGCAGCCCGCATGGGCCGCCACCAATCCGCAAAAGCGCGCGCGCGTGATGTTTGCCTTCAAACAGCTTGTCGAAGCCAATATGGAAGACCTTGCCGCGCTGCTGTCCAGCGAACATGGCAAGGTGATTGCCGATGCGCGCGGCGATGTGCAGCGCGGGCTGGATGTCATCGAATTTGCCTGCGGCATTCCCCACGCGCTCAAGGGCGAATATACGCAGGGCGCGGGGCCCGGCATCGATGTGTATTCCATGCGCCAGCCGCTGGGCATCGGTGCGGGCATCACCCCGTTCAACTTTCCCGCGATGATCCCGATGTGGATGTTCGGTGTCAGTATCGCGGTGGGTAATGCCTTTATCCTGAAACCTTCTGAACGTGATCCCTCCGTGCCCGTCCGCCTCGCCGAATTGATGCTGGAAGCGGGCGCGCCCGAAGGCATTTTGCAGGTCGTCCACGGCGACAAGGAAATGGTCGATGCGATCCTCGACCATGAAGATATCGCCGCGGTCAGTTTCGTGGGCTCGTCCGATATCGCGCATTATGTGTACAAACGCGGCGTGGCTGCGGGCAAGCGTGTCCAAGCCATGGGCGGGGCGAAGAACCACGGCATCGTGATGCCCGACGCTGATCTCGACCAGGTGGTCAACGACCTGTCCGGCGCGGCTTTCGGGTCGGCTGGCGAACGCTGTATGGCATTGCCGGTTGTGGTGCCGGTGGGTGAAGACACTGCCAACCGCCTGCGCGACAAGATGATCCCCGCGATCGAGAAGATGCGCGTGGGTATCTCGACCGATGCGGAGGCTGACTACGGCCCCGTCGTCACCGCCGAGCACAAGGCCCGCGTCGAAGGCTGGATCGATACGGCTGAAAAGGAAGGCGGCGAGATCGTGGTGGATGGCCGCGGCTTCAGCCTGCAAGGGCATGAGAAGGGCTTCTTCATCGGCCCCACGCTGATCGATCACGTCACGCCCGACATGCAAAGCTACAAGGAAGAGATTTTCGGCCCCGTGCTGCAGATCGTGCGGGCGAAGGATTTCGAGGAAGCTCTGGCTCTCCCCAGCAAGCACCAGTACGGCAATGGCGTCGCGATTTTCACGCGCAACGGCCACGCAGCGCGCGAATTTGCCGCGCGCGTGAATGTCGGCATGGTCGGCATCAACGTGCCGATCCCCGTCCCCGTTGCCTATCACAGCTTCGGCGGCTGGAAACGCAGCGCATTCGGCGATACCAACCAGCACGGCATGGAAGGCATCAAGTTCTGGACCAAGGTGAAAACCATCACCCAGCGCTGGCCTGATGGCGGCGTGGGTAATGATGGCAATGCCTTCGTTATTCCGACTATGGGTTGA